The Sulfurovum sp. TSL1 genomic sequence GCCTTGGCCATTTTAGCGCCTGTGATGCAAAAGACAGGACAGAGGTATGACAAACTTGTCTTTTCGTTGAACTTGAGTCCATGGCAAAGGTGGGTCTATTGTGAATACCCGTACTTGAAGTCATCTATCGGCTATGTGCTTGCCCTGTCTTTTTGTTTTTCATTAGGGGATTTAGGTATCATTGCATTGTTTGGATCCGATGATTTTTTAACCTTGCCCTGGTATTTGTATCAGCTTATGGGATCTTACCGAACCAGTGATGCTGCCGGAGTTGCTTTGATACTCTTGGCTATCACTTTATGTGTATTTATTTTATTGCCAAGACTATTTAGGAGCAGCATTGCTAAAGATAACTGATGTAAAGTACCAGCATAAAAATGCTGATGATACCTATGAATATTCTATGACTGTGAAGTCTAAGGAGATCGTAGCGATACTGGGACAAAGCGGAAGCGGAAAATCCACGTTTCTTGACCTTTTGGCAGGATTTCTGCCTGCAAAAAGCGGTAGTATCAAGCTGGATGACAATGAGTTGATAGATAAAACTGTTGAGAAAAGACCTATCAGCATTTTATTTCAAAATGATAATCTGTTCGAGCACCTGTCGGTACAAAAGAATATACTTTTAGGCATAAGTAAAACACTGAAAAGCACTCCTGAAGCGTTGTCAAAGGTAAAAACGATACTCAAAGAAGTAGGGCTTGAAAAGTATGAACAGACTTTAGTGTCATCACTCTCAGGTGGACAACAGCAGCGTGTTGCATTGGCACGGGTATTGTTACGACGTGAACCTGTATTACTTCTGGATGAACCTTTTACAGGATTGGATAAGGATACAAGAAGTGCGATGCTTGATCTGGTCAAAAAGATCACTATTGAAAATAATTTACACACGCTTATGGTCACGCATGAGATAGAGGATTGTGAACGTATTGCCGACAGAGTGTATAAAGTAGAGAATCAAAAGCTTGTGGAACAATGATAGATCAACTCAAACAATACGCACTTTTTGAAAACAGAACGATAGATTCATTTGAACGGATGGAAGTGCAGGGCTACTGTAATGAAAACTATGTGATTTACAGCGAAGAAAAAAAATATATTTTACGCAAGTTCATTCGAACAGATGTGGACAGAAAACTTGAATTTGAAATACAAAAATTGGCATTTGAAAAAGGTATCGCATCAGAGCCTTTACTTTTGGATGAAGAGAATGCATTGGCAGTCTCAGCATACGTAGAGGGTATACATAAAGAGAGTTTAGGAAAATATGATCTGCATCAGTTTGCAGAAGTCTTGAAAAAAGTCCATACTTTGGCAGTAGAAAGGGACCCTCTACAGTTAGAACCATTGCTAGAGACAAGATCAAAAGCTGTAGAGGATGCATTTGAAACCCTAAAGAATTTTCCCTCTGAATGGGTCTTGTGTCACAATGACCTCAATCCTCGTAATGTACTCTTTTCAAAAACCATCCAATTGATAGACTGGGAAGATGCCGCGGTCAATGACAGGTATTTTGATCTGGCATCGGTATGTGTTGAATTTAACCTGGATCAGGAAAATGAAGCCTATTTCTTACGACGTTATTTCTCTGAAGAAAATGAGATCAATGATCAAAAGCTCAAGGCGTTTAAGATCATTTATAAAGCCCTATGCATACAATGGTTTGAAAAGTTAGAGCGTCAAAGATCACTTTAGCAGCTTCCTCCTCCGCATGGCGACTGACCTGTAGCAAAAAACCGGGCAGTCACGGTATCCATCGTTGAGATATGGTTTTGAAGCCAGGCAGGTAATGTCTCTATAAAATAGATCTTGAGTACCTTGATATCTCTATGCTGCTGCCAGTGGGAAAATAGATCGCGCATCTCCTGTAGTGCCCTGTCATGTTCCCCTTTATGTGCAAGGTAAGGAGGGAAATGCATCTCTTGCATTTTGATCTCTTCATTTTGAAAATGATTTACTGTATGATCTATCCATTGCGT encodes the following:
- a CDS encoding ATP-binding cassette domain-containing protein; translation: MLKITDVKYQHKNADDTYEYSMTVKSKEIVAILGQSGSGKSTFLDLLAGFLPAKSGSIKLDDNELIDKTVEKRPISILFQNDNLFEHLSVQKNILLGISKTLKSTPEALSKVKTILKEVGLEKYEQTLVSSLSGGQQQRVALARVLLRREPVLLLDEPFTGLDKDTRSAMLDLVKKITIENNLHTLMVTHEIEDCERIADRVYKVENQKLVEQ
- a CDS encoding choline/ethanolamine kinase family protein, coding for MIDQLKQYALFENRTIDSFERMEVQGYCNENYVIYSEEKKYILRKFIRTDVDRKLEFEIQKLAFEKGIASEPLLLDEENALAVSAYVEGIHKESLGKYDLHQFAEVLKKVHTLAVERDPLQLEPLLETRSKAVEDAFETLKNFPSEWVLCHNDLNPRNVLFSKTIQLIDWEDAAVNDRYFDLASVCVEFNLDQENEAYFLRRYFSEENEINDQKLKAFKIIYKALCIQWFEKLERQRSL
- a CDS encoding hemerythrin family protein, whose amino-acid sequence is MLIDQNQVPQVDMDFMNEVHKEDVDIINNIFEHILAYDGSEKSAAAIDDLFTQWIDHTVNHFQNEEIKMQEMHFPPYLAHKGEHDRALQEMRDLFSHWQQHRDIKVLKIYFIETLPAWLQNHISTMDTVTARFFATGQSPCGGGSC